A DNA window from Candidatus Sulfidibacterium hydrothermale contains the following coding sequences:
- a CDS encoding SDR family oxidoreductase, which produces MNKFSFQDKVVAITGASSGIGKELAVRLAEQGAWLALGARNLEKQEETAALCRQKGGKALALQLDVAQKESCRNFIEKTVAEYGRIDVLVNNAGISMWAYFEEFTDVTPFEEIMKVNYFGSLYCTFYALPYLKKTKGRLVGVSSLTGKTGVPTRSGYAASKHAMAGFFDTLRIELKDTGVSVTMIYPGFVATEVRKRAFGADGKSLDESPLDESTTMTVEKCVSLMIPAIAKRKREVVMTTKAKIGLWLKLLAPGLVDKIALKAVSKGKK; this is translated from the coding sequence ATGAATAAATTTTCTTTTCAAGACAAAGTGGTTGCCATTACGGGCGCTTCTTCAGGAATTGGTAAAGAGTTGGCCGTTCGTTTGGCCGAACAAGGAGCCTGGTTGGCTCTGGGGGCACGGAACCTGGAAAAACAAGAGGAAACTGCCGCGCTTTGCCGTCAAAAGGGGGGAAAGGCACTGGCGCTTCAGCTTGATGTAGCCCAAAAAGAAAGTTGCCGGAATTTTATTGAAAAAACCGTAGCGGAATACGGGCGGATAGATGTGCTGGTAAATAATGCAGGTATCTCCATGTGGGCCTATTTTGAAGAGTTTACCGATGTTACGCCTTTTGAAGAAATCATGAAAGTCAACTATTTCGGAAGTTTATACTGTACGTTTTATGCGTTGCCTTATCTTAAAAAAACCAAGGGCCGTCTCGTAGGGGTTTCCAGCCTTACCGGCAAAACCGGCGTTCCCACCCGCAGCGGCTATGCGGCCAGTAAACATGCCATGGCCGGCTTTTTTGATACCCTGCGTATAGAATTAAAAGATACCGGAGTCAGCGTGACCATGATCTATCCCGGATTTGTCGCTACCGAAGTCCGCAAAAGGGCTTTTGGCGCTGACGGAAAATCGTTAGATGAAAGTCCGCTGGACGAATCCACAACCATGACGGTGGAAAAATGTGTAAGCTTAATGATTCCGGCCATTGCCAAACGCAAAAGAGAAGTGGTGATGACAACAAAAGCAAAAATAGGATTGTGGCTCAAACTACTGGCTCCCGGACTGGTAGATAAAATAGCGTTGAAAGCGGTTTCCAAAGGGAAAAAATAA
- a CDS encoding DUF1016 N-terminal domain-containing protein, translating to MLEEGRKRAAQSVNTILLETYWQIGRHIVEFEQHGQEKAEYGKALLTKLSKDLSMEYGKGFSRSNLFQIRAFYLRFQKIQTVSGQFGKREVLPHKLSWCTTIIKTDSRIK from the coding sequence TTGCTGGAAGAAGGCAGAAAAAGAGCAGCACAGTCAGTGAATACGATTTTGCTTGAAACCTATTGGCAAATCGGAAGACATATTGTTGAATTTGAACAACACGGACAAGAGAAGGCCGAATATGGTAAAGCGCTTTTAACCAAGCTCTCAAAGGATTTGAGTATGGAATACGGAAAGGGATTCAGCCGGTCCAATCTTTTCCAAATCCGGGCATTTTATTTGCGCTTTCAAAAAATCCAGACAGTGTCTGGACAATTTGGAAAGAGGGAAGTTTTGCCTCACAAACTGAGTTGGTGCACCACAATTATTAAAACTGATAGCCGAATTAAATAA
- a CDS encoding sodium/proline symporter — MGSHTVILITMLVYIILLVGWGIFQGRKVKSGDDYAIAGRNLPGWVAALSERATGESSWALLGLPGAAYAMGLSEIWTAVGCVAGIVTAWALLAWRLRDAAEKYQANTFTGFLARSHPEKAKQIRMVSSAAIVFFFFFYVGAQFLGGGKTLHTMFGLDARTGMIITAAVIIPYTIYGGFQSVVYTDVVQAIVMIIALIVGPLVGIFYVAHHPGLYAHSMSMALSKAGSSYTSLTGAASGFSLGVVIVGGFSWFFGYLGGQPQLTTRFMAIKNPKQAKFARNVGITWTLIAYLGALSIGWLGLAIFGPHGLSDREFVMPKVMLQIFHPVFAAILITGAIAAMISTADSLLILSATEFSENILKPLVKNKSFLQKHNLFISRVITAFLAIIALLLSWFTGSKTFIFTLVSYVWAGIGGTFSVVVLLTLFWKRYHGKAVLVTIVYGILFTIIWINTGMDKVITSRIMTFATTLIVAVLATWLLNKSESHYSPDYSGKQPVS, encoded by the coding sequence ATGGGTAGTCATACAGTGATCTTAATCACCATGTTGGTGTACATCATCCTGTTGGTGGGATGGGGCATTTTTCAGGGCCGAAAGGTCAAATCAGGCGATGATTATGCCATTGCCGGCAGGAACCTGCCCGGTTGGGTGGCGGCATTATCAGAACGAGCCACGGGCGAATCTTCATGGGCTTTGCTGGGTTTACCCGGCGCCGCTTATGCCATGGGGCTTTCTGAAATATGGACTGCCGTAGGTTGTGTGGCCGGCATTGTAACGGCCTGGGCTTTGCTGGCCTGGCGCCTGCGCGATGCGGCTGAAAAATACCAGGCCAATACTTTTACCGGATTTCTGGCCCGTTCGCATCCTGAAAAAGCAAAACAAATCAGAATGGTATCCAGCGCGGCCATCGTATTCTTTTTCTTCTTTTATGTGGGCGCACAATTTCTTGGTGGAGGAAAAACACTCCATACCATGTTTGGGCTGGATGCCAGAACAGGAATGATCATCACGGCTGCCGTTATTATTCCGTACACCATTTACGGCGGGTTCCAGTCGGTGGTTTACACCGATGTTGTTCAGGCCATCGTCATGATCATTGCCTTGATCGTAGGACCACTGGTTGGCATTTTTTACGTCGCCCATCATCCCGGTCTGTATGCCCACAGTATGAGCATGGCCTTATCCAAAGCCGGTTCCTCTTACACTTCTTTAACGGGGGCGGCCTCCGGATTTTCGCTGGGCGTAGTCATTGTCGGTGGTTTTTCGTGGTTTTTTGGTTATCTGGGTGGCCAACCGCAGCTAACGACCCGTTTTATGGCCATAAAAAATCCGAAACAGGCCAAATTTGCCCGTAATGTGGGCATTACGTGGACGCTGATTGCTTATCTCGGCGCTTTGTCGATCGGATGGCTCGGACTGGCCATCTTTGGTCCGCACGGCTTGTCTGACAGAGAATTTGTAATGCCGAAAGTGATGCTCCAGATTTTTCATCCGGTTTTTGCTGCCATTCTTATTACCGGCGCCATTGCCGCCATGATTTCCACCGCCGATTCGTTATTGATTCTTTCCGCCACAGAATTCTCTGAAAACATTCTTAAACCACTGGTCAAAAACAAAAGTTTTTTACAAAAACACAATCTGTTTATCTCGCGTGTAATCACTGCCTTTCTGGCCATTATAGCTCTGTTGCTTTCCTGGTTTACAGGAAGCAAAACTTTTATTTTTACCTTGGTGAGTTATGTATGGGCAGGCATTGGCGGCACTTTCTCGGTCGTGGTACTGCTGACGCTTTTTTGGAAAAGATACCACGGAAAAGCGGTTTTGGTGACGATCGTCTATGGCATCCTTTTTACCATTATCTGGATCAATACCGGAATGGACAAGGTGATCACTTCGCGCATTATGACTTTTGCGACAACATTGATTGTTGCTGTTCTGGCCACCTGGTTACTGAATAAATCAGAATCGCATTATTCACCGGATTATTCCGGAAAACAACCGGTTTCATAA
- a CDS encoding response regulator transcription factor, producing MIYVALVNSYPVISDAFCALLKDSEDIEISGTYETLNDLIRQPPENPVHVVLLIAYRISEKIIDDIKRFPQFFPKGKMLVLSLFNDEKFILRTIKAGAKGHLGSDANRSEILEAIYTLRNGHEYYAKSITDILLHSYLSDQKIGPEEKEDKLKQLSPREMEVFKLFAEGMSNRHIAEKLFISVRTVETHKNNIMKKIELKTTVDLVKFAIKNNIIQID from the coding sequence ATGATTTACGTTGCACTTGTCAATTCTTATCCGGTTATTTCCGATGCTTTTTGTGCTTTGCTGAAAGATTCTGAAGACATTGAAATTTCAGGCACTTACGAGACTTTAAATGATTTAATTCGGCAACCTCCCGAAAATCCGGTCCATGTTGTATTACTGATTGCTTACCGCATTTCGGAGAAAATAATTGATGATATTAAACGTTTTCCGCAATTTTTCCCTAAAGGGAAGATGTTGGTTTTGTCGTTGTTCAACGATGAAAAATTTATTTTACGAACCATTAAAGCCGGAGCAAAAGGACATTTGGGAAGCGATGCCAATCGGTCAGAAATACTGGAAGCCATTTACACCTTACGCAACGGGCACGAATATTACGCCAAAAGCATAACCGATATTCTGCTCCACAGCTATTTATCAGATCAAAAAATTGGTCCGGAGGAAAAAGAAGACAAACTCAAACAGCTTTCGCCGCGTGAGATGGAAGTCTTTAAACTGTTTGCCGAAGGAATGTCTAACCGCCATATTGCAGAAAAGTTATTTATCAGCGTGCGAACGGTAGAAACGCATAAGAACAACATTATGAAAAAAATTGAACTGAAAACTACCGTCGATCTGGTGAAATTTGCCATTAAAAACAATATTATACAGATTGATTGA